One genomic region from Antedon mediterranea chromosome 3, ecAntMedi1.1, whole genome shotgun sequence encodes:
- the LOC140045454 gene encoding uncharacterized protein isoform X1 — protein MHSVYMNFDILLIIGRWRRTHINIELLINNKDHIEDLIAEKKNNKELFLRIHFNKNLGSCEMAQLRYTRAITCGAFVTAGLIGIYAYKKRRSKKSIDKSSERINEQDTISNAENSKPENSKQIQNDDSLGNELSAKHDTDLSEISKELNNFEFEDDFLLNNENTELVVEKIVIKENNCELANQAPEVLEPEISSSNASQQLTESIQEDTLSDEVKKDVNINGTSETLNWANEVDTIPSEIDLNSPIELHSKDKEGNHVESDQGSEVNSEGSTDSGRGSTNMPSSSTTNPDSLQTVYQFEFPTKRVGKMIGKQGRSIKNLKEKSGANIVLEKIQYNRDYQNCVIKGLPSEVDAAIQEIKIRFPDVDVHRVVESSTPSQQDAVVPVLQLCDEIVNDVLISNVISACHVFVQQPLHPSFRALPRLQSCMSSCYAQLHNTPPLPEPVDVGMICAAPINDSWCRAQIVDIHTDTDEIDVKLVDYGGYARLDQACLRQIRSDFMSLPFQALECYLAHIAPLEGEDNFSDTAASFLDELAQSYSYIEAEIVAYSEDGLPMLELYFSDQNQRKMINQVLVERGLVSWYEMAPTS, from the exons ATGCATTCAGTATAC ATGAACTTTGACATTTTATTGATCATCGGTAGATGGCGCAGGACCCATATAAACATTGAACTCTTGATCAATAACAAA GATCATATTGAAGATTTGAttgctgaaaaaaaaaacaacaaagagtTGTTTTTACGCATACACTTTAATAAGAACTTAGGTTCTTGCGAGATGGCACAATTACGTTATACACGGGCAATAACCTGCGGTGCCTTTGTTACTGCTGGCCTCATAGGCATCTATGCGTATAAAAAGCGACGATCAAAAAAGAGCATTGATAAGTCATCTGAGCGTATTAATGAACAGGACACAATTTCAAACGCTGAAAATTCAAAACCAGAGAACTCAAAACAAATTCAGAATGATGATTCTCTCGGTAACGAACTCAGTGCAAAGCACGATACAGACTTATCAGAAATTTCAAAAGAATTGAACAACTTTGAATTTGAAGatgattttttgttaaataatgagAACACAGAGTTAGTTGTTgagaaaattgtaataaaagaaaacaattgtGAGCTAGCTAATCAAGCTCCTGAAGTTTTAGAACCAGAAATTAGTTCATCAAATGCAAGTCAGCAGCTAACGGAATCTATTCAAGAAGATACTTTATCAGATGAGGTAAAGAAAGATGTCAACATAAATGGAACATCGGAAACATTAAATTGGGCAAATGAAGTTGATACAATTCCATCTGAAATAGATTTGAATTCACCTATTGAATTGCATTCAAAAGATAAGGAAGG TAACCATGTTGAATCTGACCAGGGCTCAGAAGTAAACAGCGAGGGTTCAACTGACAGTGGTCGTGGTTCTACCAACATGCCGTCTTCATCAACCACAAACCCTGACAGCTTACAAACTGTTTATCAATTTGAATTCCCAACAAAACGTGTTGGCAAAATGATAGGCAAACAG GGAAGAAGCATTAAGAATTTAAAAGAGAAATCTGGAGCAAACATCGTTTTAGAAAAGATACAATATAATAGAGACTATCAGAATTGTGTTATCAAAG GTCTACCGAGCGAGGTTGATGCAGCCATCCAAGAAATTAAAATTCGTTTTCCTGATGTTGACGTGCATCGTGTTGTCGAGTCTTCTACCCCTTCTCAACAGGACGCAGTAGTTCCAGTT CTACAATTGTGTGATGAGATTGTCAACGATGTATTGATTTCAAACGTGATCAGCGCATGTCATGTGTTTGTACAGCAACCTCTGCACCCATCATTCCGAGCCTTGCCTCGTTTACAGTCTTGTATGTCCTCGTGCTACGCCCAGCTGCACAACACGCCGCCTCTTCCGGAACCAGTTGATG TTGGTATGATTTGCGCAGCCCCTATCAATGACAGTTGGTGTCGCGCACAGATCGTTGATATACACACCGACACCGACGAGATTGATGTAAAGTTGGTGGATTACGGTGGTTACGCTCGTCTTGATCAAGCATGTCTTCGTCAAATCCGTAGTGACTTTATGAGCTTACCATTTCAGGCTTTGGAATGCTACTTGGCTCATATAGCTCCTTTAGAAG gagaAGATAATTTCTCCGATACTGCTGCAAGCTTCTTGGATGAGTTGGCTCAAAGCTACTCTTATATAGAAGCAGAAATTGTAGCCTACTCAGAAGATGGCTTACCCATGTTAGAGCTTTATTTCTCTGATCAAAACCAG AGGAAAATGATCAATCAGGTGCTTGTAGAGCGTGGTTTAGTATCGTGGTACGAGATGGCGCCAACTAGCTAA
- the LOC140045454 gene encoding A-kinase anchor protein 1, mitochondrial-like isoform X2, whose product MAQLRYTRAITCGAFVTAGLIGIYAYKKRRSKKSIDKSSERINEQDTISNAENSKPENSKQIQNDDSLGNELSAKHDTDLSEISKELNNFEFEDDFLLNNENTELVVEKIVIKENNCELANQAPEVLEPEISSSNASQQLTESIQEDTLSDEVKKDVNINGTSETLNWANEVDTIPSEIDLNSPIELHSKDKEGNHVESDQGSEVNSEGSTDSGRGSTNMPSSSTTNPDSLQTVYQFEFPTKRVGKMIGKQGRSIKNLKEKSGANIVLEKIQYNRDYQNCVIKGLPSEVDAAIQEIKIRFPDVDVHRVVESSTPSQQDAVVPVLQLCDEIVNDVLISNVISACHVFVQQPLHPSFRALPRLQSCMSSCYAQLHNTPPLPEPVDVGMICAAPINDSWCRAQIVDIHTDTDEIDVKLVDYGGYARLDQACLRQIRSDFMSLPFQALECYLAHIAPLEGEDNFSDTAASFLDELAQSYSYIEAEIVAYSEDGLPMLELYFSDQNQRKMINQVLVERGLVSWYEMAPTS is encoded by the exons ATGGCACAATTACGTTATACACGGGCAATAACCTGCGGTGCCTTTGTTACTGCTGGCCTCATAGGCATCTATGCGTATAAAAAGCGACGATCAAAAAAGAGCATTGATAAGTCATCTGAGCGTATTAATGAACAGGACACAATTTCAAACGCTGAAAATTCAAAACCAGAGAACTCAAAACAAATTCAGAATGATGATTCTCTCGGTAACGAACTCAGTGCAAAGCACGATACAGACTTATCAGAAATTTCAAAAGAATTGAACAACTTTGAATTTGAAGatgattttttgttaaataatgagAACACAGAGTTAGTTGTTgagaaaattgtaataaaagaaaacaattgtGAGCTAGCTAATCAAGCTCCTGAAGTTTTAGAACCAGAAATTAGTTCATCAAATGCAAGTCAGCAGCTAACGGAATCTATTCAAGAAGATACTTTATCAGATGAGGTAAAGAAAGATGTCAACATAAATGGAACATCGGAAACATTAAATTGGGCAAATGAAGTTGATACAATTCCATCTGAAATAGATTTGAATTCACCTATTGAATTGCATTCAAAAGATAAGGAAGG TAACCATGTTGAATCTGACCAGGGCTCAGAAGTAAACAGCGAGGGTTCAACTGACAGTGGTCGTGGTTCTACCAACATGCCGTCTTCATCAACCACAAACCCTGACAGCTTACAAACTGTTTATCAATTTGAATTCCCAACAAAACGTGTTGGCAAAATGATAGGCAAACAG GGAAGAAGCATTAAGAATTTAAAAGAGAAATCTGGAGCAAACATCGTTTTAGAAAAGATACAATATAATAGAGACTATCAGAATTGTGTTATCAAAG GTCTACCGAGCGAGGTTGATGCAGCCATCCAAGAAATTAAAATTCGTTTTCCTGATGTTGACGTGCATCGTGTTGTCGAGTCTTCTACCCCTTCTCAACAGGACGCAGTAGTTCCAGTT CTACAATTGTGTGATGAGATTGTCAACGATGTATTGATTTCAAACGTGATCAGCGCATGTCATGTGTTTGTACAGCAACCTCTGCACCCATCATTCCGAGCCTTGCCTCGTTTACAGTCTTGTATGTCCTCGTGCTACGCCCAGCTGCACAACACGCCGCCTCTTCCGGAACCAGTTGATG TTGGTATGATTTGCGCAGCCCCTATCAATGACAGTTGGTGTCGCGCACAGATCGTTGATATACACACCGACACCGACGAGATTGATGTAAAGTTGGTGGATTACGGTGGTTACGCTCGTCTTGATCAAGCATGTCTTCGTCAAATCCGTAGTGACTTTATGAGCTTACCATTTCAGGCTTTGGAATGCTACTTGGCTCATATAGCTCCTTTAGAAG gagaAGATAATTTCTCCGATACTGCTGCAAGCTTCTTGGATGAGTTGGCTCAAAGCTACTCTTATATAGAAGCAGAAATTGTAGCCTACTCAGAAGATGGCTTACCCATGTTAGAGCTTTATTTCTCTGATCAAAACCAG AGGAAAATGATCAATCAGGTGCTTGTAGAGCGTGGTTTAGTATCGTGGTACGAGATGGCGCCAACTAGCTAA
- the LOC140045453 gene encoding serine/threonine-protein kinase ULK2-like isoform X2 encodes MECVGDFEYNKKDLIGHGAFAIVFKGRHKKNHQSVAIKCIHKKNLLKPQALPEKEISILQQLKHENVVALYHCKVTSNYVYLVMEFCNGGDLGDYLQAKKTLSEDTIRIFLGQIAQAMKAMRLKGIIHRDLKPQNLLLSYVSEKKEPLPSEIRIKIADFGFARSLKGDTMAVTLCGSPLYMAPEVIMSQQYDGKADLWSIGTIIYQCLTGKAPFQASTPQELKTFYLKSKNVTPSIPKETSKDLKNLLIYLLKKNASERIEWDSFFTHSFLTKKHLATIRCHSFSSSSPELQAVSASPLSGMPISSPEDNYLVKKKHSIADASLVDDKFGTPSSAGSEVEQLEEDFVFLDPPSNNSENSNQAQKKSSMSGDFISLTSNSPIVTFTISPGGSPVHISKPNTPADNRPSSLPIQCKPSPESKPIPVPSAGQDIFRGQSSTGKTSINYSRSAPQFHTLSHNPKATSPVLGLGLVSPTNAKAGHGLMHRVSMQPGSDLWERAATLPSSHIKAASVKSPKRESPVGTGSPMSSLPPIIGSPSKKSLVEDNASFQAQSKPLSIPSNRRTARRKTVSECEGQSSSSHSSINKSASSGKLSDQFVGLYKIGRSNSNHSVELNAGFGSTSSPPLFGFNLSSGLSSLSRRSSAQRDSSPSTQGSLPYTFATSPPNMEGFIQFVAPDLPEETLLEPEHTETVEYLNKMLGIVEAVFEVADSRTTSLAESLFLGRPKDGLVFVSEANRQLEQLLLYLKALEYLEVSLNRARTEFASLTLKPSNAVCTVVNKLHGYYKECLHKTKEMYDRNLHESPKIVDEKNPIRAEQLMYSYAVDLCLTTALDEHTANDGNLQCISRYKTGLMLINGLLLGQQSESTDVSVLQRYKQVVDQRLVYLERQVQLPVL; translated from the exons ATGGAGTGTGTTGGTGACTTTGAATACAACAAAAAAGATTTAATAGGACATGGAGCTTTTGCCATTGTCTTCAAAGGCCGCCATAAAAAG AACCATCAATCAGTCGCAATCAAATGCATTCACAAGAAGAATTTGCTCAAACCTCAAGCGTTACCAGAGAAGGAAATTAGTATCTTGCAG CAACTTAAGCATGAAAATGTTGTGGCTCTTTACCATTGTAAG GTAACATCAAATTATGTGTACTTAGTTATGGAATTCTGTAATGGAGGAGATTTAGGAGACTACTTACAAG CAAAGAAAACATTGAGTGAAGATACAATTCGAATATTCCTAGGACAGATTG CTCAGGCGATGAAAGCGATGCGGTTGAAAGGCATAATTCACCGTGATTTAAAACCGCAAAATCTATTACTAAGTTACGTCAGTGAGAAGAAAGAGCCATTACCGAGTGAAATTAGAATTAAAATTG CTGATTTTGGTTTTGCTAGATCTTTAAAGGGAGACACAATGGCTGTCACCCTGTGTGGCTCTCCTCTCTATATG GCCCCTGAAGTGATCATGTCTCAGCAGTATGATGGTAAGGCTGACCTATGGAGCATTGGCACCATCATCTACCAATGTTTAACTGGTAAAGCACCATTCCAGGCCTCAACACCACAAGAACTTAAAACATTCTACCTCAAGTCTAAAAATGTGACTCCAAG TATCCCAAAAGAAACCTCCAAAGATTTGAAAAATCTTTTGATTTATTTACTGAAGAAGAACGCGTCTGAACGCATAGAATGGG aTAGCTTCTTTACACATTCTTTCCTTACAAAGAAACATCTTGCCACAA TCCGATGCCATTCTTTTTCCTCCAGCTCCCCTGAACTACAAGCAGTCTCCGCATCACCATTGTCTGGGATGCCAATATCCTCTCCAGAAGACAACTACTTAGTTAAGAAGAAGCATTCAATTGCTGATGCGTCATTAGTAGATGACAAATTTGGCACGCCATCAAGTGCAGGATCTGAAGTGGAACAATTAGAAGAG gactttgtttttttagatCCACCAAGTAATAATTCAG aaaatAGTAATCAAGCGCAAAAGAAATCATCTATGTCTGgtgattttatttcattaacaaG CAACTCACCGATTGTTACCTTTACGATATCGCCTGGTGGTAGTCCTGTGCACATCAGCAAGCCAAATACACCAGCAGATAACAG GCCTTCTAGTCTTCCAATTCAATGTAAACCATCACCCGAGTCAAAACCAATTCCTGTGCCATCTGCTGGTCAGGATATCTTCAGAGGTCAAAGTTCAACTGGCAAAACAAGTATTAATTACAGTAGAAGTGCCCCTCAG TTTCATACTTTGTCACACAATCCAAAAGCAACAAGTCcagttctaggcctaggccttgtGTCACCAACAAATGCTAAGGCTGGACATGGACTCATGCACCGTGTGTCAATGCAACCAGGAAGTGATCTCTGGGAACGTGCTGCAACTTTGCCATCTAGCCATATAAAAGCTGCCTCCG TTAAAAGTCCAAAACGAGAATCACCAGTGGGCACTGGAAGCCCTATGTCCAGCTTGCCGCCAATCATAGGATCTCCCAGCAAGAAATCATTGGTGGAAGACAATGCCAGTTTCCAGGCACAATCAAAG CCGCTAAGCATACCATCCAATCGAAGGACAGCTCGTCGTAAAACAGTATCGGAGTGTGAAGGTCAAAGTTCTTCGTCCCACTCGAGCATAAACAAGAGTGCCAGTTCGGGGAAGCTGTCAGACCAGTTTGTGGGATTGTACAAGATTGGAAGGTCAAACTCCAACCACAGTGTTGAACTAAACG CTGGGTTTGGCAGTACCAGTAGCCCACCGTTGTTTGGTTTCAACCTCTCATCTGGGTTATCTAGCCTGTCTCGACGCAGCTCAGCACAAAGAGACAGTTCACCTTCCACTCAAGGATCCCTGCCATACACATTCGCTACGTCACCTCCTAATATGGAAGGATTCATTCAGTTCGTTGCCCCTGATCTTCCTGAGGAGACATTGCTTGAG CCTGAGCATACAGAAACTGTAGAGTATCTGAACAAAATGCTGGGTATAGTAGAAGCAGTGTTTGAAGTGGCTGACTCACGTACAACATCCCTGGCAGAATCACTCTTTCTTGGCAGGCCTAAAGATGGTCTAGTATTTGTCAGTGAAGCTAACAG GCAACTGGAACAGCTGTTGCTGTACCTAAAGGCATTAGAGTACCTTGAAGTTAGTTTAAATAGAGCTCGTACAGAATTTGCCTCACTGACACTAAAGCCATCTAATGCTGTTTGTACAG TTGTAAACAAACTCCATGGTTACTACAAAGAATGCTTGCACAAAACAAAGGAAATGTACGACAGAAATTTGCATGAATCTCCAAAAATCGTAGATGAAAAGAATCCAATCAGAGCGGAGCAGCTAATGTACAGCTATGCTGTTGACCTGTGTCTCACCACTGCCCTGGATGAGCACACTGCAAATGATGGCAACCTCCAG
- the LOC140045453 gene encoding serine/threonine-protein kinase ULK2-like isoform X1 — protein sequence MECVGDFEYNKKDLIGHGAFAIVFKGRHKKNHQSVAIKCIHKKNLLKPQALPEKEISILQQLKHENVVALYHCKVTSNYVYLVMEFCNGGDLGDYLQAKKTLSEDTIRIFLGQIAQAMKAMRLKGIIHRDLKPQNLLLSYVSEKKEPLPSEIRIKIADFGFARSLKGDTMAVTLCGSPLYMAPEVIMSQQYDGKADLWSIGTIIYQCLTGKAPFQASTPQELKTFYLKSKNVTPSIPKETSKDLKNLLIYLLKKNASERIEWDSFFTHSFLTKKHLATTSPVPVPVRCHSFSSSSPELQAVSASPLSGMPISSPEDNYLVKKKHSIADASLVDDKFGTPSSAGSEVEQLEEDFVFLDPPSNNSENSNQAQKKSSMSGDFISLTSNSPIVTFTISPGGSPVHISKPNTPADNRPSSLPIQCKPSPESKPIPVPSAGQDIFRGQSSTGKTSINYSRSAPQFHTLSHNPKATSPVLGLGLVSPTNAKAGHGLMHRVSMQPGSDLWERAATLPSSHIKAASVKSPKRESPVGTGSPMSSLPPIIGSPSKKSLVEDNASFQAQSKPLSIPSNRRTARRKTVSECEGQSSSSHSSINKSASSGKLSDQFVGLYKIGRSNSNHSVELNAGFGSTSSPPLFGFNLSSGLSSLSRRSSAQRDSSPSTQGSLPYTFATSPPNMEGFIQFVAPDLPEETLLEPEHTETVEYLNKMLGIVEAVFEVADSRTTSLAESLFLGRPKDGLVFVSEANRQLEQLLLYLKALEYLEVSLNRARTEFASLTLKPSNAVCTVVNKLHGYYKECLHKTKEMYDRNLHESPKIVDEKNPIRAEQLMYSYAVDLCLTTALDEHTANDGNLQCISRYKTGLMLINGLLLGQQSESTDVSVLQRYKQVVDQRLVYLERQVQLPVL from the exons ATGGAGTGTGTTGGTGACTTTGAATACAACAAAAAAGATTTAATAGGACATGGAGCTTTTGCCATTGTCTTCAAAGGCCGCCATAAAAAG AACCATCAATCAGTCGCAATCAAATGCATTCACAAGAAGAATTTGCTCAAACCTCAAGCGTTACCAGAGAAGGAAATTAGTATCTTGCAG CAACTTAAGCATGAAAATGTTGTGGCTCTTTACCATTGTAAG GTAACATCAAATTATGTGTACTTAGTTATGGAATTCTGTAATGGAGGAGATTTAGGAGACTACTTACAAG CAAAGAAAACATTGAGTGAAGATACAATTCGAATATTCCTAGGACAGATTG CTCAGGCGATGAAAGCGATGCGGTTGAAAGGCATAATTCACCGTGATTTAAAACCGCAAAATCTATTACTAAGTTACGTCAGTGAGAAGAAAGAGCCATTACCGAGTGAAATTAGAATTAAAATTG CTGATTTTGGTTTTGCTAGATCTTTAAAGGGAGACACAATGGCTGTCACCCTGTGTGGCTCTCCTCTCTATATG GCCCCTGAAGTGATCATGTCTCAGCAGTATGATGGTAAGGCTGACCTATGGAGCATTGGCACCATCATCTACCAATGTTTAACTGGTAAAGCACCATTCCAGGCCTCAACACCACAAGAACTTAAAACATTCTACCTCAAGTCTAAAAATGTGACTCCAAG TATCCCAAAAGAAACCTCCAAAGATTTGAAAAATCTTTTGATTTATTTACTGAAGAAGAACGCGTCTGAACGCATAGAATGGG aTAGCTTCTTTACACATTCTTTCCTTACAAAGAAACATCTTGCCACAA CCTCTCCCGTACCTGTTCCAGTCCGATGCCATTCTTTTTCCTCCAGCTCCCCTGAACTACAAGCAGTCTCCGCATCACCATTGTCTGGGATGCCAATATCCTCTCCAGAAGACAACTACTTAGTTAAGAAGAAGCATTCAATTGCTGATGCGTCATTAGTAGATGACAAATTTGGCACGCCATCAAGTGCAGGATCTGAAGTGGAACAATTAGAAGAG gactttgtttttttagatCCACCAAGTAATAATTCAG aaaatAGTAATCAAGCGCAAAAGAAATCATCTATGTCTGgtgattttatttcattaacaaG CAACTCACCGATTGTTACCTTTACGATATCGCCTGGTGGTAGTCCTGTGCACATCAGCAAGCCAAATACACCAGCAGATAACAG GCCTTCTAGTCTTCCAATTCAATGTAAACCATCACCCGAGTCAAAACCAATTCCTGTGCCATCTGCTGGTCAGGATATCTTCAGAGGTCAAAGTTCAACTGGCAAAACAAGTATTAATTACAGTAGAAGTGCCCCTCAG TTTCATACTTTGTCACACAATCCAAAAGCAACAAGTCcagttctaggcctaggccttgtGTCACCAACAAATGCTAAGGCTGGACATGGACTCATGCACCGTGTGTCAATGCAACCAGGAAGTGATCTCTGGGAACGTGCTGCAACTTTGCCATCTAGCCATATAAAAGCTGCCTCCG TTAAAAGTCCAAAACGAGAATCACCAGTGGGCACTGGAAGCCCTATGTCCAGCTTGCCGCCAATCATAGGATCTCCCAGCAAGAAATCATTGGTGGAAGACAATGCCAGTTTCCAGGCACAATCAAAG CCGCTAAGCATACCATCCAATCGAAGGACAGCTCGTCGTAAAACAGTATCGGAGTGTGAAGGTCAAAGTTCTTCGTCCCACTCGAGCATAAACAAGAGTGCCAGTTCGGGGAAGCTGTCAGACCAGTTTGTGGGATTGTACAAGATTGGAAGGTCAAACTCCAACCACAGTGTTGAACTAAACG CTGGGTTTGGCAGTACCAGTAGCCCACCGTTGTTTGGTTTCAACCTCTCATCTGGGTTATCTAGCCTGTCTCGACGCAGCTCAGCACAAAGAGACAGTTCACCTTCCACTCAAGGATCCCTGCCATACACATTCGCTACGTCACCTCCTAATATGGAAGGATTCATTCAGTTCGTTGCCCCTGATCTTCCTGAGGAGACATTGCTTGAG CCTGAGCATACAGAAACTGTAGAGTATCTGAACAAAATGCTGGGTATAGTAGAAGCAGTGTTTGAAGTGGCTGACTCACGTACAACATCCCTGGCAGAATCACTCTTTCTTGGCAGGCCTAAAGATGGTCTAGTATTTGTCAGTGAAGCTAACAG GCAACTGGAACAGCTGTTGCTGTACCTAAAGGCATTAGAGTACCTTGAAGTTAGTTTAAATAGAGCTCGTACAGAATTTGCCTCACTGACACTAAAGCCATCTAATGCTGTTTGTACAG TTGTAAACAAACTCCATGGTTACTACAAAGAATGCTTGCACAAAACAAAGGAAATGTACGACAGAAATTTGCATGAATCTCCAAAAATCGTAGATGAAAAGAATCCAATCAGAGCGGAGCAGCTAATGTACAGCTATGCTGTTGACCTGTGTCTCACCACTGCCCTGGATGAGCACACTGCAAATGATGGCAACCTCCAG
- the LOC140043938 gene encoding UNC5C-like protein yields the protein MEHYTGEKTMHESNDSEDLSCMEERVKMAVLVAIVIMVTIILFLIMLLIVRLLCHRRLSIRCVRTRQTEDVEEVNTFRSRCVNTISNGHFNQRHILTSEMVPYSSPVVDNPAYIEDAAECGHMVDDNVSLSLPLTRSDFELHEFDKDMVISKTITIDSKLVVYICRMIGSQGGVLELANMGISLFIPPGAIPNGRKEKIFLILDWDLSDFPEMTDLQTIISPVVHCGPHGLVLNKPAVLKYKHCAYDRNDIEVFSSETNLMHNKEWMKVPEQDNDKQYVLTSTECQIQITHFTLYTSIAQGSNTRKWLQIVAFAGPLRIGCHFQVRLYFLNNTPCALQFAKQNEEKQNFHQICPEKVFLFNGNQEDMLVHLNHKSEGWSCSNELTERVPYLSIWHGKCPHLSFIFKHENVNVPDISLCLKTYQKGCEDEFINFKILLSLPQNASSDTSLAPKPLMHLPENERRDSNGYHSQGNSPKIHRQTPESTTKIYINYSSMDNINVCTSPCTFEVIPYQLQIDLVKLLDPPCLFGKDWRIIASALDMDATIPLLMNQKSPTTILLQTLMQQDRSMDWLAEVLLKNDRLDAANVIMKVCKAQQEIDDDK from the coding sequence ATGGAGCATTATACAGGTGAAAAAACAATGCATGAGTCAAATGATTCAGAGGATTTATCCTGTATGGAAGAACGGGTAAAAATGGCTGTTCTTGTTGCTATTGTAATTATGGTCACCATCATACTCTTCCTGATCATGCTCTTAATAGTAAGACTCTTATGCCACAGAAGGTTGTCCATACGATGCGTTAGAACCAGACAGACAGAGGACGTAGAAGAGGTCAACACTTTCAGGTCAAGGTGTGTTAATACGATCAGCAACGGCCATTTTAATCAACGTCATATTCTGACATCCGAAATGGTTCCTTACAGTAGTCCAGTTGTGGATAATCCTGCGTATATAGAGGACGCTGCAGAATGTGGTCACATGGTCGATGACAATGTTTCGCTCTCACTGCCATTAACTCGCTCTGATTTTGAACTTCACGAGTTTGACAAAGACATGGTCATCAGTAAGACAATTACGATAGATTCTAAGTTAGTTGTGTACATCTGTCGTATGATTGGGTCTCAAGGAGGCGTATTGGAGCTTGCCAATATGGGAATATCACTTTTTATTCCTCCAGGTGCCATTCCAAATGgaagaaaagaaaagatttttttgATACTCGATTGGGATTTGTCAGATTTTCCAGAAATGACGGACTTACAGACGATCATCAGTCCGGTTGTTCATTGCGGTCCTCACGGCCTTGTACTCAACAAACCAGCGGTGTTGAAGTATAAACACTGTGCATACGACAGAAACGATATCGAGGTATTTTCGAGCGAAACAAACTTAATGCATAACAAGGAGTGGATGAAAGTGCCTGAGCAAGACAACGATAAACAGTATGTTTTGACTTCAACCGAATGTCAGATACAAATAACGCATTTCACACTTTACACTAGCATAGCGCAGGGTAGCAACACTAGAAAATGGTTGCAGATTGTCGCCTTTGCCGGACCTCTTAGAATCGGATGTCACTTCCAGGTACGGTTGTACTTCCTTAACAATACGCCGTGCGCCCTGCAGTTTGCCAAACAAAATGAAGAGAAGCAAAACTTTCATCAAATTTGTCCGGAGAAAGTATTTTTGTTCAATGGAAATCAGGAGGATATGCTGGTTCACTTGAACCACAAGAGTGAGGGGTGGTCATGCAGCAATGAACTTACTGAACGTGTTCCTTATCTCAGCATTTGGCATGGAAAATGCCCTCATTTATCATTCATCTTTAAGCATGAAAACGTGAACGTCCCAGATATAAGTCTTTGCTTGAAAACGTATCAGAAAGGATGCGAAGATGAGTTTATAAACTTTAAAATTCTGCTTTCACTTCCGCAAAACGCTAGTAGCGATACCTCACTAGCACCGAAACCATTGATGCATTTGCCTGAAAATGAACGCAGAGACAGCAACGGTTATCATTCGCAAGGAAACAGCCCTAAGATTCACAGACAGACTCCTGAATCGACAACAAAAATTTACATTAACTACAGTTCCATGGACAATATAAACGTGTGTACAAGTCCATGCACATTTGAAGTGATACCTTACCAGTTGCAGATTGACCTCGTTAAACTGCTTGACCCGCCGTGCCTTTTCGGTAAGGATTGGCGTATCATTGCAAGCGCATTGGATATGGATGCAACCATCCCACTATTGATGAACCAAAAGAGTCCGACAACGATTCTGTTGCAGACTTTGATGCAACAGGATCGTTCGATGGATTGGTTAGCAGAAGTTTTGCTGAAGAATGACCGTTTAGATGCAGCCAATGTCATTATGAAGGTGTGCAAAGCACAACAAGAAATAGATGATGACAAATAG